The Gemmatimonas phototrophica region TCTTCATCCTGGAACTGCACCGGCAGCTTGTCGGTGAGAACGACCTTTCGTCCGGTGGCGACCGCGTAGGCCACCCACTGCCCCTTCTCGAACCAGGTGACAAAGTTGCCCCCGGGAGAAAGCTGAGCCTGCCCATCCAGTTGCCGAGCCACCAGCGTGCGTGTGCCGGTGAGCGGATCGATGAGATATACGTCAGTCGCGCCTTCGCCCCAGAACTGTGGAATGGCGTATTCGAGACTGTTCAATGCCAACACGCGCTTGCCGTCACTGCTGAGGGTTACGCGCAATGAATCATTGGCGAGGGGTATCCACTTGTTGGCGGCCAGCGTGTAGAGGGCCGTGTACGTCCGGTTGCGATCGCGGTTGGCGTTGACCTTCTGCTGCGGCATGATCTGGGCGTCCTTCCAGTGCCACAGGTCGTACACCGCCTTATCCACCAGCGAATCGGCCGGAATGGAATCCGCCGGCACATTAGCCAGCGAGAAAATCACGCCGGTGCCCTCGCGGGTGAAGCTCACCTGCCCCCGTTCGGCGATGAGCAGCCCATTGGGCGCTTCGCCGGCGGCCACCAGTTTGCGAGTGGCGATGGGCTTCCCCTTGGCCGGTGCAAGGGAGGCGTAATACACGGCAAATCGCGGGCGCGGGGTGCTGTCGTTCACGTCGGAGACGAAGGCCACCTGCTTGCCGGCGCGATCGAAGGTGAAGCCCCGGTACGTGGCCTGACCTGACATGAGCGTGGTCACCGCGCCAGTGGCGAGGCTCCGCACGAAGGCCCCATTGCCGGCACCGTCGCGCGTGGTGACGGTATACCCCAGCCAGGCTTCGTTGTCGTCGAACGCAAAGTTGGTAACGCCGTCAATGCGCGTCTCGGTGCCACTGGCCAGCTCGCGGAGCACGAGCGTGCTGCCGTAATCGCGCCGCGGGCCCGTGGGGGCCGCAGGGACCGCCGCCGGGGCCTGCCCGCCGGCGGCGGCTGGGCGAGCGGCCGCCGTCGTGTCTTCGAGCAGATACGCGAGGTACTTGCCACCATTCCGCGCCAGCCGGTACGAGCGCACGTTGGGTACGCGTGTGACGTTGCCATCGGCCACGTTCACGATGCCCATCCCGTTGCGCGGCTGCGGCGCGCCGCGACGGGAGCGGGCACGCTCTACATCGGCCCGGGGCGGGTAAATCGTGAACGCCACGAACCGAGAATCGGCGCTGAACTGTGCAGGTTGGGCGTTGAACTGCGCCGCCGAATCTGCGGCCGGCTGCAACTGCGGACGCCCGGTGAAGCCGCGGCTGATGTTGGCATACTCCGTGGCCCCGCTCGTGGCCCGAACCACCAACCCGCCTTCGCCAACAACAGGGCCTACCGTGTAAGCCACCCACTTTCCGTCGTTCGAGATGGACGCGCCGGAGATGGTGCGCCACGCATCGTAGGTATCCTGCGTAAGCGGCTTCTTCCCGGCGGGCAAGGCGGGGGGCGTCCAGCGGGAGACCGCCGTGTTGGGATTGGCGGGTGCGGGCTGGGCGCCAACAGGCGAGATGGGGATCAGCGGAAGGCTGATGAACCCCAGCACTCCGACGGCGCGCAGGCTGGCCGCGGGGTGCAGGTATGGCATGCCGGTGAATCGCATCTTTATTTGGGGGCGAGACGGATACTGGGCTGGTCGCCGGGTGCCATCGGCCCCAACTTGCACCGGGGGCATCCCGCAACCCATAGACTAACGGCGCGACCACAGTCGCGTGAGGACTTCGATGAGACGGTTACTCGGCTACTTCGCGCGTGGGTTGGTGCTGCTCGCGCCCCTGGCCGTGACGGTGTGGGTGTGCTGGATTGTCTTTACCAACGTGGACGGCTGGCTGGGGCTCCCGATTCCCGGCGCGGGATTCTTTGCCACGATTGCCCTGATCACCCTCTTCGGGTTCCTCGGATCCAATCTGCTTACGCGATCCGCGGTATCGGCGCTGGAAGCACTGATGACGCGCCTGCCCTTTGTGCGACTGTTGTACGGGTCTACCAAAGACCTGCTCAACGCGTTTGTGGGCGAGAAGCGGCGTTTCGATAAACCCGTGACCGTGGAGATCACCTCCGACGGCGCGGTGCGCCTCATGGGGTTCGTGACGCAGGAAGCGCTGTCGCATCTGGGACTCGATGGACAGGTCGCCGTGTATTGTCCGCACTCGTACAATTTCTCGGGTCAGTTGTACATCGTGCGCACGTCTCAGGTGCATCCCCTGGACGTGGCCAGCGCCGACGCCATGGCGTTTGTGGTCTCGGGCGGCGTGGCCGGACTCGATCGCAATCCCTTGTCCACCGGCGACATCGCCGCCCTTCCTCCCGCGCCATGACGATCCGCCTTTCCGCCCTCACCGCTTCGGCGGCGGCTCTGGCTCTTTCGCTGCTTGCCGGGCCGGCGTCGGCTCAGCCAGCCGCCCGACCGCCAGAAGCGACCCTGCTGCTCGTGCCGGATGCCGTTTTTGACGGGACGACGGACCAGCCCCACAAAGGGTGGGCGGTGCTGGTCACGGGACAGCGCATTACCGCCACCGGTCCACTGGCCACGCTGCAAGTGCCGGCAACGGCGCAGCGCATAGCACTGCCTGGCACGACCCTTTTGCCCGGCTTGAGCGATCTGCACAGCCATGTGCTGCTGCATCCCTACGACGAAACGCCTTGGAATGATCAGGTGCTGCGGGAGTCGCTGGCATTGCGGACCGCCCGCGCCGTGAACCATCTCAGGGCCACACTGGATGCCGGTTTCACCATGCTCCGCGATCTGGGCACGGAGGGCGCCGATTACGCCGATGTAGGGCTGAAGGAAGCCGTCGATCAGGGGATCATTCCCGGACCGCGGCTGTTCGTGACCACCAAGGCGATTGTCGCAACAGGCTCGTACGGCCCCAAGGGGTTTGGCGCGGAAATCGGGGTGCCGCAAGGCGCCGAAGAGGCCGATGGGGTGGAAGGACTTACGCGGGTGGTGCGTGATCAGATCGGCCATGGCGCCGACTGGATCAAGATTTACGCGGACTACCGGTGGGGTCCGCGCGGCGAGGCGCGTCCCACGTTCACGCCGGCCGAGTGGAACGCCATTGTCCAGACGGCCGCCTCCAGCGGACGTCCAGTGGTGGCCCATGCCAGTACCGTGGAAGGAATGACGCGCGCCACCATGGCCGGCGTGGAAGTCATTGAACATGGCGATGCCGCCACCCCTGACGTATTCTCGCTCATGAAGCAGAAAGGTGTGGCCTTTTGTCCAACGCTGGCGGCAACGGAGAGCACCACCCGTTATCGCGGTTGGAAGAAAGGGATAGATCCCGACCCCGCCGGCATCACGCAGAAGAAAAAGATGTTTCGTGATGCACTGGCATCGGGCGTGACCATCTGCAATGGCAGCGATGTGGGCGTGTTTGCGCATGGCACCAACGCGCTCGAACTGGAACTCATGGTGGAGTACGGCATGACGCCGGCCCAGGCGCTCAAGGCCGCCACCAGCGTGAATGCCCGCATCATGCACCGTGAGAATGAGTTGGGGCGCGTTGCCCCGGGGTTGCTGGCGGATCTCGTGGCGGTCCAGGGGGATCCGAGCCAGAGCATTGGCGCGCTGCGCAACGTACGATTCGTGATGAAGGGTGGAGCGATCGTTCGCCGTCCGTAAAATACACAACTGACGGTGTCTGGTTGGCACGGGATCGGGTCGGAGCGCGTTATTCGCCGTGCTCCGACCCGAATCGTTTCCCGACCATCTTGCCGAGCGTATCACGACGCATTCGGCCGACGCGCCCAACGCCCCGCACGGGGCGTATGTGCTGTATTGGATGCGCACCGCCGTGCGGGCCCATGAGAACCCGGCGCTGGATGTGGCGCTGCTGGCGGGGCGGCAGCTGGGGCTGCCGGTGTTCGTGTACCATGCGCTCTCCGAGCGCTATCC contains the following coding sequences:
- a CDS encoding alpha/beta hydrolase family protein, which produces MPYLHPAASLRAVGVLGFISLPLIPISPVGAQPAPANPNTAVSRWTPPALPAGKKPLTQDTYDAWRTISGASISNDGKWVAYTVGPVVGEGGLVVRATSGATEYANISRGFTGRPQLQPAADSAAQFNAQPAQFSADSRFVAFTIYPPRADVERARSRRGAPQPRNGMGIVNVADGNVTRVPNVRSYRLARNGGKYLAYLLEDTTAAARPAAAGGQAPAAVPAAPTGPRRDYGSTLVLRELASGTETRIDGVTNFAFDDNEAWLGYTVTTRDGAGNGAFVRSLATGAVTTLMSGQATYRGFTFDRAGKQVAFVSDVNDSTPRPRFAVYYASLAPAKGKPIATRKLVAAGEAPNGLLIAERGQVSFTREGTGVIFSLANVPADSIPADSLVDKAVYDLWHWKDAQIMPQQKVNANRDRNRTYTALYTLAANKWIPLANDSLRVTLSSDGKRVLALNSLEYAIPQFWGEGATDVYLIDPLTGTRTLVARQLDGQAQLSPGGNFVTWFEKGQWVAYAVATGRKVVLTDKLPVQFQDEEFDSPDVPPPYGLGGWTAGDKRVLVYDRFDVWEVDPTGTLAPANVTDGEGRRSGVTFRVVDLDRDDPFVDTKTPILLRAVDTLTKASGFWRDKLGVVAAPERIVMADRNFGGLQKARDTEQYLLTQSTFREFPDLWTGASIAGTTKISNANPQDGEYPRGTVELVSWLNTDGIPLRGLLYKPENFDPAKQYPLIVYYYEKLTDGLHNYQAPSGRNTINPLVYNSLGYLVFMPDIVYTDGQPGPSAAKAIIPGVQSLVAKGFVDPKRMGITGQSWGGYQTNYLITVTNMFAAAVPNATVVNMTSAYGGIRWQSGLARTFQYEHTQSRIGGSLWQYPERFIENSPLFRLDRVTTPVLFMANDNDGAVPWYQGIEFYVAMRRLQKEAYMVVYNGDEHNPTKRANQKDIDRKMQEFFAVKLQGADAPSWMVRGIPFLEKGRDQVKMSTQPARAAAPAGNPGGK
- a CDS encoding metal-dependent hydrolase family protein encodes the protein MTIRLSALTASAAALALSLLAGPASAQPAARPPEATLLLVPDAVFDGTTDQPHKGWAVLVTGQRITATGPLATLQVPATAQRIALPGTTLLPGLSDLHSHVLLHPYDETPWNDQVLRESLALRTARAVNHLRATLDAGFTMLRDLGTEGADYADVGLKEAVDQGIIPGPRLFVTTKAIVATGSYGPKGFGAEIGVPQGAEEADGVEGLTRVVRDQIGHGADWIKIYADYRWGPRGEARPTFTPAEWNAIVQTAASSGRPVVAHASTVEGMTRATMAGVEVIEHGDAATPDVFSLMKQKGVAFCPTLAATESTTRYRGWKKGIDPDPAGITQKKKMFRDALASGVTICNGSDVGVFAHGTNALELELMVEYGMTPAQALKAATSVNARIMHRENELGRVAPGLLADLVAVQGDPSQSIGALRNVRFVMKGGAIVRRP
- a CDS encoding DUF502 domain-containing protein, whose protein sequence is MRRLLGYFARGLVLLAPLAVTVWVCWIVFTNVDGWLGLPIPGAGFFATIALITLFGFLGSNLLTRSAVSALEALMTRLPFVRLLYGSTKDLLNAFVGEKRRFDKPVTVEITSDGAVRLMGFVTQEALSHLGLDGQVAVYCPHSYNFSGQLYIVRTSQVHPLDVASADAMAFVVSGGVAGLDRNPLSTGDIAALPPAP